In the genome of Thermus caldifontis, the window GGCTACTTTCCCCTTGGATGCGGGTGTTGGCCAGGTTGGCCTGAGCCCTTTGCAGATCGGCTTGGGCCTGCTCCAGGGCTCGGCGGAAAGGGGCCGGGTCCAGCTCTGCCACCACCTCACCCTCCTTCACCTCTTTCCCCTCATCCACCACGGAAAGGAGGGTCCCCTGGACCTCGGGGCGCACCTCGAGGGTCTGCCACGGGGCCAGGCGCCCCGAGCCCGCCACGGTTACCCGCACCTCTCCCCGAGCCACGGTGTAGACCTCGGGAACCTCCTGGACACGCGAAGGGCCCTTGGGACGGAGAAGAAGGTAACCCCCTATCCCAAGAAGCAACCCCAAGGCCAAAAGGAGCCAACGCCTCATGGCTCCACCCCCAAGCCCGTGAGGTCCTGCCCTGCCGCCACGCTCAAAGCCGCCAGAGCCCGCCAGTAGGCGTTTTGCGCCTGCAAGAGGGAGTGCTGGGCCTGAAGGTGGCCCACCTCCTCTTGCTCTAGCTGCAGGAGGCTGATGGTCCCTGCCTGGAAGGAGCGCCGGGCCACCCCCAGGGTCTTCTCCTGGTTGGCCAGGGCTTCCCGGGCGGTGAGCACCTGGCCCCAGGCCGCTTGCGCCTGGGCGTAGGCGCTCTCCAAGGCGGAGAGGGCCTGGGCCAGGGTGTTCCCCTGGTTTCTGCGGGCGGTTTCCAGGCTGGAGCGGGCCTTTTCCAGGGTCAGGCGGGGGGTGTAGTCGTTATCGGCCAGGCTCACCTGGAGTTCCGCCAGCTCCACCGCCTGCCGGGCCTGCAAAAGGCTGAGGAGGCGGTTTGCCAACCCTTCCTTCAGGGAGTCCAGGCCCACGCCCAAGGGTTTGGGCTCGGGTAAGGGGGAAAGCCTAGGCTCCTGGGGAAGGGCAAGGCCCAACACCGCCTCCAAGGCCTTGACCAGGGCTGGACGTTGGCCTTGGGCGTTTTTCCAGGCCAGCTCCGCCGAGCGCAAGGCAGCCTCAGCCTTGGCCACATCCAAATCGGTGGCGTTGCCCGCTTGGCGCCGGGCGCGGACCACCGCCAGGTTTCTTGCCGCCAGCGCCCGGTTGGCCTCCAACACCTTTTCGTTCTCCTGGGCCTCGAGGAGGTTGGTGTAGGCGGCAAGGAGGCTCTGCAAAAGGCTAAGGCGGCCCGCCTGTACCTGGAGCTCCGCCAGGGCCAAGGCCTGCCGCGCCTGGGTGAGGGGCTGGATCAAGGTGCTGGGATCAGCCTCTAGGGCCCCAAGTTCCACCCTCGCCGATTCCCGGGAAAGGAGGGCATTTTGGTACCCGGGGTTATGCTGTAAAGCCGTTTCCCATGCGCCCCCCCAGTCCAAAACCGACTGGGCTAGAGCCATGGCACCCAAGAAAAAAACCGCCAGCGTCCACCTCATTCCTCACCTCCCAAAAGGGATTCCCCCATGGCATCCAAAAGGGCGTAGTAGGCCTGCAAAAGCCCAGCCCTGGCCCCCTCCCATGCCCGCTGGGCCTGCAAAAG includes:
- a CDS encoding TolC family protein, producing the protein MRWTLAVFFLGAMALAQSVLDWGGAWETALQHNPGYQNALLSRESARVELGALEADPSTLIQPLTQARQALALAELQVQAGRLSLLQSLLAAYTNLLEAQENEKVLEANRALAARNLAVVRARRQAGNATDLDVAKAEAALRSAELAWKNAQGQRPALVKALEAVLGLALPQEPRLSPLPEPKPLGVGLDSLKEGLANRLLSLLQARQAVELAELQVSLADNDYTPRLTLEKARSSLETARRNQGNTLAQALSALESAYAQAQAAWGQVLTAREALANQEKTLGVARRSFQAGTISLLQLEQEEVGHLQAQHSLLQAQNAYWRALAALSVAAGQDLTGLGVEP